A stretch of Lactuca sativa cultivar Salinas chromosome 6, Lsat_Salinas_v11, whole genome shotgun sequence DNA encodes these proteins:
- the LOC111900396 gene encoding glutathione S-transferase T1 isoform X4 produces MALKVYGNRMSEPTRAVLIFCKKNGIDFEEIQVDVLKGHHFSPEYKAINPMRQIPAIVDGKLKLFESHAILIYLACAFPGVASHWYPVDPSKRAKIHSILDWHHSYLRRGAAGLVFNSILAPVNGMRSYPQIIIQAEEILLRSLSKLENVWLKDGRFLGGSTQPSIADLSLACEVMQLQDKHDRF; encoded by the exons ATGGCGCTGAAAGTATATGGTAATCGAATGTCCGAACCAACTCGTGCAGTTCTCATCTTCTGCAA AAAAAACGGGATAGATTTTGAGGAAATCCAGGTAGACGTCTTGAAAGGCCACCATTTCTCCCCTGAATATAAAG CAATAAATCCCATGCGCCAAATTCCTGCAATAGTTGATGGAAAATTGAAGCTGTTTGAAAG TCATGCGATTCTTATCTACTTAGCTTGTGCGTTTCCAGGAGTAGCTAGTCACTG GTATCCTGTTGATCCATCCAAAAGAGCTAAGATTCATTCCATTTTAGATTGGCATCATTCATATCTTCGACGTGGTGCAG CTGGACTTGTATTCAACAGTATCTTGGCACCAGTAAATGGCATGCGTTCATACCCTCAGATAATCATTCAAGCTGAGGAGATTCTGTTGAGATCTTTGTCTAAATTAGAAAATGTTTGGTTAAAAGATGGAAGATTTTTGGGTGGAAGCACTCAACCATCAATCGCAGATCTCAGTTTAGCATGTGAAGTCATGCAACTTCAG